From Desulfovibrio intestinalis, one genomic window encodes:
- a CDS encoding 5'-nucleotidase → MAYPIEKKLVVGISSNALFDLKEEDNIFHNEGLDAYRKYQKEHESTVLKKGVAFPFVKRFLHINSINVKEQPVEVVLLSRNSPETGIRAFNSIKEYELDITRAAFMSGGSAIEYIDAFNISLFLSTNEADVTSAIRQGLPAGRILETDILDEDEGSIELRVAFDFDGVIADDEAERVYKERGLEEYHQYETEHGTEELGAGPLGDFFKKLSRFQRAETRKKQIDPTYKKILKTAIVTARNAPAHTRAINTLNAWGVEVDEMFLLGGIDKSRILNVLKPHLYFDDQVGHLDIDAAKNIPLVHIPFGIANKK, encoded by the coding sequence ATGGCTTATCCTATAGAGAAAAAGCTTGTTGTTGGGATCTCTTCAAATGCTTTGTTTGACTTGAAAGAAGAGGATAATATATTTCACAATGAAGGGTTAGATGCTTATCGCAAATATCAAAAAGAACATGAATCTACTGTATTGAAGAAAGGAGTTGCTTTCCCATTTGTAAAGAGATTTTTGCATATAAACAGTATAAATGTAAAAGAACAGCCTGTTGAAGTTGTTTTGCTGTCTCGAAATAGTCCAGAAACTGGAATTAGAGCCTTTAATTCAATAAAAGAGTATGAGCTGGATATAACGAGAGCCGCATTCATGTCGGGTGGCTCAGCTATAGAGTATATAGACGCCTTTAATATTTCGCTTTTCCTTTCCACAAACGAAGCTGATGTAACTAGTGCTATACGCCAAGGGTTGCCTGCAGGAAGGATTTTGGAAACAGATATTTTAGATGAAGATGAAGGCTCTATTGAGCTAAGAGTTGCCTTTGACTTTGATGGGGTAATTGCGGACGATGAGGCTGAGCGCGTTTATAAAGAGAGGGGATTAGAAGAATATCATCAGTATGAAACAGAGCACGGTACAGAGGAATTGGGTGCTGGGCCTCTAGGAGATTTTTTCAAAAAACTTTCGCGTTTTCAAAGGGCTGAAACAAGAAAAAAACAGATCGACCCCACATACAAAAAAATTTTGAAAACAGCGATCGTTACAGCGCGAAACGCTCCTGCCCATACAAGAGCAATTAATACCCTGAACGCGTGGGGGGTTGAAGTCGATGAAATGTTTTTACTCGGTGGCATAGACAAATCAAGAATTCTGAATGTACTAAAACCCCATCTATATTTTGATGACCAAGTGGGGCACTTGGATATAGATGCGGCAAAAAATATTCCACTTGTTCATATTCCATTTGGGATAGCGAACAAAAAATGA
- a CDS encoding VCBS domain-containing protein, translating to MRTVNISRPAASQQSIVPAEADARIALNFPAGEATLERSDSDLLFRFDDGSSVRIENFYTEYNKDTAPDFEVDGQLVSSADFFAAMGPDLMPAAGPAAAAARDSRYSEYANSDLQDGLDHLGALDYGFALGSVTSEDLMGSAFNLSPVLSTNSEMITLSLKESGWVKNPAGNFVPEAGVAVMSGSFSAYDPDGDSLSASVVINGTSYAINATGTTTVTTEYGTFTITPSNAGSNVTYNFTYTLNNEDYGAADSLKQGEIHTDSILVTVTDGINPVKTQPINVVIEGTNDAPDIIRVDDVVLKEDGVFAGDYGVKDTTKTLDANENTATQAGGTGANQHRTSIEGQIIARDPDHDSVLTYGIADNSGNAISLGSVVGFVDGTDPVTIIGIDIDPANPNITIYHTEYGDLSLDTSTGQYQFTLTGTEAGGKTNALAEGQEVHLQFRPSVQDEYGLHDYDIDHLRDGSIPVGGDNIIDVNIIGTNDRPIFTDDAAHWNNAQLLPDEHGVSHESIKESGKANDTSGANDNVKVTGTITATDYDNGAELRYGFKVSTPSGQEMVNKLYVVPDGAGSYVLLTEADFLALNTSDYYGTLNITDNSASNSASYTFTLKNSSDCVQGMGEGDTMLVELEVVVKDEFGAWNDIPLELQIVGANDAPFFTEGSKGTVKESGVYAPDNSALFPNSLENTPTTDVGNGDLASDASRNEQHKLSFTGQVKADDVDFDDKGNLTFGMASSQGTPLDAAADGSTTVYYLADGTVTDQAPGNDNYFGTLTMNADGTYTFTLNNATGGPADKLSEGEQKIITFSPTVSDGQATTVGNGQIVVTIIGSNDIPELSIKHDNSSLTGDVGGIFNDDKTVQVATGKLTVSDIDTLDMKNGHDIKAESNNTGDQGMDLANNTSDNTIKVGGLYGDLYIVRTSSGSDHTNDTYTYRYVIDPIRAAAVGKNEIGKDDFTITIRDQFGAYDEKQLIFEVVGSDDPTSIGLSGGRGLVVESGVMPAESVRITDTNDKVYKSQYQNEESGQPESKGELYAHDVDKSDQEALNNPGVDAKMHYVIVDSDGTLHDVNKLMSGESSIEIQLKYGKLIIERTKADGATDNSAPFKYTYELDNDNHEVQELNFNDKLSDNFEVRVYETDNNNEITGSPVSETPTGVIVQGTNDRPIIDLGSLDKSMEEHYGKNTGSEFEGGGKILTGQIAITDYEDAGTYDPATNSWQSQFVAAGDGFTFSLVNLLPGKSVTNDDLRGDNLADEANFDLKSDTFIIQGKFGILEINQQTGEFTYTRTDDLTWLNNGESAEDTFYLRVKDPNGAYSEVKPIVITINGNDDPGRLVGNTAGMKENGVDGSDLPSETYYYLHYDGTSSHGHAQHLGANHPNSGNPASFVVNGQLGVDDPDLSDRPSSGSGVSDTYTYSDPTVSVPAGAANDGADMGKVSGPTAGSDGSSVYTINGYGTLTLWPDGKYTFEPLMNGSELADPINNLAVGESVVITVPVNVTGSGQNHAGETTNGNLVITINGTNDAPVVTSETHGDVTVAYTDQFTGQEVTSKLTLDERNGEAVVVDSDEMAHWDATKGGNITVNGSLNSEKIITDADHGDQARLTFFTVEGTASTGEAQGSLVQQIEGKYGTLIIQRDGSYQYILDKNGADYKALVAANSKAIEEEIFNIYVRDPHNATSDEPIKLVIKVAGPDADHGGGDPGNPDPNPDPGSGGNQPGNGLKDQHESVKEDEDYTATGKVGGDNFYDSGLKLTGYGSDAGDSSLHASENVIVTKYGTITLKPDGSYTYTLNNDHPDVQKLREGEEIKQEFTVTGSDGTSKVIEITVQGTNDLPFVVSSSDGSLNQQIGGTWGSTSTSGNFEAKDLDAVEGETLVLTGPNVTSTGTDTYTVQGQYGVYTITKTVVNGNSHFEYTYDLDPAYQNTNFGGKVNDPVTVNISDGKASTGHTINVEITAANDNPIISTADDLVVTEDNKIISDANKVEASDPDISFSGGAADNLSYSVANADGSGEGSMVVGKYGVLVMGADGSYYFKLNNSHPDVQALNGADPSNPSSQPESIEEKFRVIVRDDKGGSTYKEITVVIQGTDDVPTLYLYGVDGSLEATGPAGSGALLVVKEKQGGTEVDYTVHGKAQGYDTDQADYDSLTYSIKENSSNVSDSDVYAIKTATGWEVTSSSTPGAIHMGTLSIDGTTGLYTFKGDPQGVARLGVGEELNIPGTIVVQDTHGNEATADLNINIMGTNTAPIIVSTGDKTPDYTAIPLDKDEFDIAQSSDGKYTPLTGEIVTADADGDDTLVYIRTTDPILGERNVTELYGKYGKLTLTVGADGKTYYEYTVTNPNGIKALGEGEFDKDIFNLVVRDPYGAEGTGSLVIDIIGANDAPEISINGGTNTITVNDPDKNDSHTLTIVVDGTEYALTADTVDPTLFTCDLPDGTLTLRYEAMANGEKQWKYSFEPDASQAGGLPSNQYNEFDFSVKVEDQHGASDTSGDVTIRYYGTNHAPVGQQIALPVILSGVIPAGDNFSFDSNPLSLLDQDGDTLSYTFTDSTGADVGVSGSGTTITGEFGTLEIVTNANGDGYVYNYTMSSDMDAMKKLAQMHANGEELKDEFLYRVNDGIWQDSASGKVEIHLDVNNQPSGSFGDASETSSQVIFGSAGGNDTLQGGSGNDILSGGEGNDTLLGGLGDDCLFGGAGDDYLDGGAGANELYGGSGNDVLVFSASNTVMDGGTGIDMMIGADKNSLESLFSNPASNTIKNIEIFVTDGGNNLTSLASLESYGVQLNGAEKIELSSDWTVNNAQTPSSMASDYVAFTSDSMTILISKNALAEGII from the coding sequence ATGCGTACTGTAAACATCTCTCGCCCGGCAGCTTCTCAACAATCAATTGTTCCTGCTGAAGCCGATGCACGGATTGCTTTAAATTTTCCTGCTGGCGAAGCAACCCTTGAGCGTTCCGACAGCGACCTTCTGTTTCGCTTTGATGATGGCTCCAGCGTTCGCATTGAAAACTTCTACACAGAGTACAACAAGGACACTGCCCCTGACTTTGAAGTTGACGGCCAGCTTGTTAGCAGTGCGGACTTTTTTGCCGCTATGGGGCCGGACCTCATGCCTGCTGCCGGGCCAGCCGCCGCCGCTGCACGCGACAGCCGCTACAGTGAGTATGCCAACAGTGACCTGCAAGACGGTCTGGACCACCTTGGCGCGCTTGATTATGGCTTTGCGCTGGGCTCTGTGACGTCTGAAGATCTTATGGGGTCGGCCTTCAACCTGTCGCCAGTATTGAGCACCAATTCCGAGATGATCACGCTTTCACTCAAGGAATCCGGCTGGGTTAAAAACCCCGCTGGCAATTTTGTTCCTGAGGCTGGCGTTGCCGTCATGAGCGGCAGCTTTTCTGCCTACGATCCTGATGGCGACTCACTCAGCGCCTCCGTAGTCATTAATGGAACATCCTATGCCATTAACGCCACTGGCACGACCACCGTCACCACCGAATACGGCACATTTACCATTACGCCCTCCAACGCGGGCTCAAATGTGACCTACAATTTTACCTATACCCTGAATAACGAGGACTACGGTGCCGCCGACTCCCTGAAACAGGGTGAAATCCATACTGACAGCATTCTTGTCACTGTCACTGACGGCATCAACCCTGTCAAAACGCAGCCCATCAACGTCGTCATTGAAGGTACCAACGACGCACCTGACATCATCAGGGTCGATGACGTCGTGCTGAAAGAGGATGGCGTTTTTGCTGGCGATTATGGCGTAAAAGATACCACCAAAACTCTTGATGCCAATGAAAACACTGCCACTCAGGCTGGCGGCACCGGGGCGAACCAGCACAGGACTTCCATTGAAGGCCAGATCATCGCGCGTGACCCTGACCACGACAGCGTGCTGACATATGGCATTGCCGACAACTCAGGCAATGCCATTTCCCTTGGCAGCGTTGTTGGTTTTGTTGATGGAACAGATCCTGTGACCATCATCGGTATTGATATTGACCCGGCAAACCCCAACATTACGATTTATCATACCGAGTACGGTGATCTCAGCCTTGATACGTCAACAGGCCAATACCAGTTCACCCTTACCGGAACCGAGGCCGGAGGAAAAACGAACGCCCTTGCTGAAGGCCAGGAAGTGCATTTGCAGTTCAGACCTTCGGTGCAGGACGAGTACGGCTTGCATGACTATGATATTGACCACCTGCGCGATGGCAGCATCCCTGTGGGCGGGGACAATATCATTGACGTAAATATCATCGGCACCAATGACCGCCCCATTTTTACTGACGATGCCGCCCATTGGAACAATGCCCAATTGTTGCCTGATGAGCATGGCGTTAGCCATGAAAGTATCAAGGAATCCGGCAAAGCCAACGATACCAGCGGCGCCAACGATAACGTCAAGGTCACTGGCACAATAACCGCTACTGACTACGATAATGGCGCTGAACTGCGCTATGGCTTTAAGGTCTCTACGCCTTCTGGTCAGGAAATGGTCAACAAGCTTTATGTCGTGCCTGACGGTGCTGGCAGTTATGTTCTGCTTACCGAGGCCGACTTTCTTGCGCTGAACACCTCGGATTACTATGGAACGCTGAATATCACTGACAACAGTGCCTCTAACAGCGCTTCCTATACCTTCACACTCAAGAACAGCTCTGATTGCGTTCAAGGTATGGGTGAAGGCGATACGATGCTCGTGGAGCTTGAGGTCGTTGTTAAGGACGAGTTCGGCGCGTGGAACGATATTCCTCTGGAACTGCAGATTGTCGGCGCTAACGACGCTCCTTTCTTTACAGAGGGCAGCAAGGGCACTGTCAAAGAAAGTGGCGTCTACGCTCCTGACAACAGCGCCCTCTTCCCCAATTCGCTTGAAAACACTCCCACAACGGATGTAGGCAACGGCGACCTGGCTTCGGACGCTTCCCGCAATGAGCAGCACAAGCTGAGCTTCACTGGTCAGGTTAAGGCTGACGACGTAGACTTTGACGACAAGGGCAACCTGACCTTCGGCATGGCCAGTTCACAAGGTACCCCTCTTGACGCTGCCGCTGACGGTTCAACAACTGTTTACTATCTTGCCGATGGCACCGTTACCGATCAGGCCCCTGGTAACGACAACTACTTTGGCACTCTGACGATGAATGCCGACGGCACCTATACCTTTACCCTCAATAATGCCACTGGCGGCCCCGCTGACAAGCTCAGCGAAGGCGAGCAAAAAATCATTACCTTTTCACCTACGGTTAGCGACGGGCAGGCCACGACAGTGGGCAATGGTCAAATTGTCGTTACCATCATTGGTTCCAATGACATTCCCGAGCTGTCCATTAAGCATGATAATAGCAGCCTGACGGGTGATGTGGGCGGCATCTTCAATGACGACAAGACCGTTCAGGTGGCCACGGGCAAACTGACTGTCAGCGACATCGACACACTGGACATGAAGAACGGCCACGACATCAAGGCCGAAAGCAATAACACTGGCGACCAGGGCATGGACCTTGCCAACAACACCTCTGACAACACCATTAAGGTTGGCGGGTTATATGGCGATCTGTACATTGTTCGCACGTCTTCAGGCAGCGACCACACAAACGATACCTACACATACCGTTATGTGATTGATCCAATTCGCGCCGCCGCTGTGGGCAAAAATGAAATCGGTAAAGACGACTTCACTATCACTATACGCGACCAGTTTGGTGCGTATGATGAAAAGCAGCTTATTTTTGAGGTGGTTGGCAGTGATGATCCGACCAGCATAGGCCTCTCCGGGGGCCGTGGCCTCGTTGTGGAAAGTGGCGTCATGCCTGCTGAATCCGTCAGAATTACTGACACCAACGATAAAGTCTATAAGTCCCAGTACCAGAACGAAGAAAGTGGGCAACCCGAATCCAAGGGCGAGCTCTACGCGCACGACGTTGACAAGAGCGACCAGGAAGCCCTTAACAATCCCGGCGTTGATGCCAAGATGCACTACGTTATTGTAGACAGTGACGGCACCCTTCATGATGTCAACAAGCTTATGAGTGGTGAAAGCTCCATTGAAATTCAGCTCAAGTACGGAAAGCTCATCATAGAGCGCACCAAGGCTGACGGCGCGACCGATAACAGCGCCCCCTTCAAGTACACGTATGAGCTTGATAACGACAATCACGAAGTTCAAGAGCTGAACTTTAACGACAAACTGTCTGACAACTTTGAAGTACGGGTTTACGAAACCGACAACAATAATGAAATCACAGGCTCGCCTGTAAGCGAAACTCCCACTGGCGTCATTGTGCAAGGCACCAATGACAGGCCAATTATTGACCTTGGCTCTCTTGATAAATCTATGGAAGAGCACTACGGCAAGAATACCGGCAGTGAGTTTGAAGGTGGCGGCAAAATCCTTACGGGGCAGATCGCCATTACAGACTATGAAGATGCCGGCACGTATGATCCGGCAACCAATTCATGGCAGTCTCAGTTTGTTGCTGCTGGAGATGGTTTTACATTCTCGCTGGTAAACCTTCTGCCCGGCAAGTCGGTTACCAACGATGATCTGCGCGGCGATAATCTGGCCGATGAAGCCAACTTTGACCTTAAAAGCGATACTTTTATCATTCAGGGCAAGTTTGGCATTCTTGAGATCAATCAGCAGACGGGCGAATTTACCTATACCCGCACGGATGATCTTACCTGGCTCAATAACGGTGAGTCCGCAGAAGACACATTTTACCTTCGCGTAAAAGACCCCAACGGCGCATACTCTGAGGTAAAGCCCATCGTCATCACCATCAATGGCAATGACGATCCGGGCCGTCTTGTGGGCAATACTGCAGGTATGAAAGAAAACGGCGTGGACGGTTCGGACCTGCCCAGCGAAACCTACTACTACCTGCACTATGACGGCACAAGCAGCCACGGGCATGCACAGCACCTCGGAGCAAACCACCCGAACAGCGGCAACCCTGCGTCTTTTGTGGTCAACGGCCAGCTTGGCGTGGATGACCCGGACCTCTCTGACAGACCAAGCTCCGGTTCAGGAGTGTCTGATACCTATACGTATAGCGACCCGACTGTGTCTGTTCCCGCCGGGGCTGCCAATGACGGTGCCGATATGGGCAAGGTTAGCGGCCCCACCGCTGGCAGTGACGGATCTTCTGTATACACCATCAATGGCTACGGAACTCTCACCCTCTGGCCTGATGGCAAGTATACCTTTGAGCCGCTGATGAATGGCAGCGAGCTTGCCGACCCCATCAACAACCTTGCAGTTGGGGAATCCGTTGTCATAACCGTTCCAGTAAACGTCACCGGCTCTGGGCAAAACCACGCAGGCGAAACAACGAACGGCAACCTGGTGATAACCATTAATGGCACCAATGACGCACCGGTAGTGACATCAGAAACTCATGGCGATGTCACTGTGGCTTACACGGATCAGTTTACAGGCCAGGAGGTTACATCCAAGCTCACGCTTGATGAAAGAAACGGTGAGGCCGTAGTTGTTGACAGCGATGAAATGGCGCACTGGGATGCTACCAAGGGTGGAAACATTACGGTAAATGGTTCACTCAACTCTGAGAAAATCATTACAGATGCCGACCACGGTGATCAGGCCAGGCTTACCTTCTTCACTGTTGAAGGCACCGCCTCTACCGGAGAAGCCCAGGGCAGTCTGGTGCAACAGATCGAGGGCAAGTACGGCACGCTTATTATTCAGCGTGATGGCTCGTATCAGTACATTCTTGACAAGAATGGAGCTGACTACAAGGCTCTTGTTGCCGCAAACTCCAAGGCGATTGAAGAAGAAATCTTCAACATCTATGTCCGTGATCCGCACAATGCCACGTCTGATGAGCCCATCAAGCTTGTTATCAAAGTTGCTGGCCCTGACGCAGATCACGGGGGTGGCGATCCTGGCAACCCTGATCCCAATCCCGACCCCGGTTCCGGCGGCAACCAGCCGGGAAATGGCCTCAAGGACCAGCATGAATCCGTCAAGGAAGATGAAGATTACACGGCCACAGGTAAGGTGGGCGGCGATAATTTCTATGATTCCGGGCTTAAATTGACGGGTTATGGTTCCGATGCCGGAGACTCAAGCCTTCACGCTTCGGAGAATGTGATTGTAACCAAGTATGGTACCATCACCCTGAAGCCTGACGGTAGTTATACCTACACCCTGAACAACGACCATCCTGACGTGCAAAAGCTGCGTGAAGGTGAAGAAATCAAGCAGGAATTCACTGTTACCGGCAGCGATGGCACATCAAAAGTCATTGAAATTACCGTGCAGGGCACTAACGATCTGCCCTTTGTGGTAAGCTCCTCCGATGGCAGCCTGAATCAGCAGATCGGGGGCACATGGGGCTCTACCAGCACGTCTGGCAACTTTGAAGCCAAAGACCTTGACGCTGTGGAAGGTGAAACTCTGGTGCTTACAGGCCCCAATGTCACGTCAACTGGCACCGATACCTACACGGTTCAGGGGCAGTATGGCGTGTACACTATCACCAAGACTGTCGTTAACGGAAATTCGCATTTTGAATACACGTACGATCTTGATCCCGCCTACCAAAATACCAACTTTGGCGGGAAGGTAAACGACCCTGTGACCGTTAACATCAGCGACGGCAAAGCCAGCACCGGGCATACGATCAATGTTGAAATAACTGCCGCAAACGACAACCCCATAATCAGCACAGCTGACGACCTTGTGGTTACTGAAGATAATAAAATAATCAGTGACGCAAACAAGGTTGAGGCATCTGACCCGGATATTTCGTTTAGCGGTGGCGCTGCGGATAATCTCTCATACAGCGTAGCCAATGCTGATGGCAGCGGCGAAGGCAGTATGGTGGTTGGCAAGTACGGCGTTCTGGTTATGGGCGCTGACGGCAGTTACTATTTCAAACTGAACAACTCCCACCCTGATGTTCAGGCCTTGAACGGCGCGGACCCCAGCAACCCATCTTCGCAGCCTGAATCCATTGAAGAAAAATTCAGGGTGATCGTGCGGGATGACAAGGGCGGCTCAACCTATAAGGAAATCACCGTCGTTATTCAGGGTACTGACGATGTGCCGACGCTCTACCTCTACGGCGTAGACGGTTCGCTTGAAGCAACTGGCCCCGCAGGCTCTGGCGCTCTGCTCGTCGTCAAGGAAAAGCAGGGCGGCACTGAAGTTGACTATACCGTGCATGGCAAGGCGCAAGGCTATGATACAGACCAGGCTGATTACGATTCCTTGACCTACAGCATCAAGGAAAACAGCAGCAACGTTTCTGATTCTGATGTCTATGCCATAAAGACCGCCACGGGTTGGGAGGTCACCTCAAGTTCTACTCCTGGCGCCATACATATGGGCACCCTGAGCATCGACGGCACCACAGGGCTGTACACCTTCAAGGGTGACCCTCAGGGCGTTGCACGGCTTGGTGTTGGTGAGGAACTCAACATCCCCGGCACTATTGTGGTTCAAGATACGCATGGCAATGAAGCCACGGCAGACCTGAATATCAACATTATGGGCACCAATACCGCGCCCATCATTGTGTCTACCGGCGATAAAACGCCTGATTATACTGCCATTCCTCTGGACAAGGATGAATTTGACATCGCTCAGAGCAGTGATGGCAAATATACGCCTCTTACTGGTGAAATTGTAACTGCAGACGCTGACGGTGATGACACATTGGTGTACATCAGAACAACGGACCCCATTCTTGGCGAACGCAATGTAACAGAACTGTATGGTAAATATGGCAAGCTCACGCTCACCGTTGGAGCCGATGGCAAAACTTACTATGAATACACGGTAACCAACCCCAACGGCATCAAGGCGTTGGGCGAGGGAGAGTTTGACAAGGACATCTTTAACCTTGTTGTACGTGACCCTTATGGAGCTGAAGGAACTGGAAGCCTTGTGATCGACATTATTGGTGCTAACGATGCCCCAGAAATTTCGATAAATGGGGGGACCAACACCATAACCGTCAACGATCCGGACAAGAACGATTCGCATACCCTCACAATTGTTGTTGATGGAACCGAGTATGCTCTTACTGCGGATACGGTCGATCCTACGCTGTTTACCTGCGATCTGCCTGACGGCACACTTACCCTTCGTTATGAGGCAATGGCCAACGGCGAAAAGCAGTGGAAATACAGTTTTGAGCCTGACGCTTCCCAGGCAGGCGGTCTTCCTTCCAACCAGTACAACGAGTTTGACTTCTCGGTTAAGGTGGAAGATCAGCATGGCGCAAGCGATACGTCCGGTGATGTGACAATCCGGTACTATGGTACAAACCATGCTCCCGTTGGTCAGCAGATAGCGCTGCCTGTAATTCTCAGCGGCGTAATCCCCGCCGGGGACAATTTCTCCTTTGACAGTAACCCGCTGTCTTTGCTGGATCAGGATGGCGACACCCTCAGCTACACCTTCACAGACAGCACTGGCGCTGATGTTGGTGTTTCAGGCTCAGGGACTACGATAACGGGTGAATTTGGCACTCTTGAAATCGTCACCAATGCCAATGGCGACGGTTATGTATACAATTACACGATGTCCAGCGATATGGACGCCATGAAAAAACTGGCCCAAATGCACGCCAACGGCGAAGAGCTGAAAGATGAATTTCTTTACAGGGTTAATGATGGAATTTGGCAAGACAGCGCTTCTGGCAAGGTTGAAATCCATCTGGACGTCAACAATCAGCCAAGCGGATCATTTGGCGATGCCAGCGAAACAAGCTCTCAAGTAATCTTTGGTAGTGCAGGTGGAAATGATACCCTGCAAGGTGGATCCGGCAACGACATACTTTCCGGCGGAGAAGGCAACGACACGCTTCTCGGAGGCCTTGGCGACGACTGCCTGTTTGGCGGGGCTGGTGACGACTACCTGGATGGCGGTGCCGGAGCCAACGAACTCTATGGCGGCTCGGGCAATGACGTACTGGTGTTCAGCGCCAGCAATACCGTCATGGACGGAGGTACTGGCATTGATATGATGATCGGTGCCGACAAAAACTCGCTTGAAAGCCTGTTCTCTAATCCCGCAAGCAACACCATCAAGAATATTGAGATATTCGTGACAGATGGCGGCAACAATCTGACCAGTCTTGCCAGTTTGGAAAGCTATGGCGTGCAGCTGAATGGAGCGGAAAAAATAGAACTGTCCTCGGACTGGACTGTGAATAATGCTCAGACCCCAAGTAGCATGGCCAGCGACTATGTGGCCTTTACGAGTGACAGTATGACCATATTGATCTCAAAAAATGCTCTTGCTGAGGGCATCATCTAG
- a CDS encoding twin-arginine translocase TatA/TatE family subunit, with amino-acid sequence MFGIGMQELLLILVVVLLLFGSKKLPEIGGGLGRAIRNFRRASSEPDEIDITPKDKKPSSTDDPNHKA; translated from the coding sequence ATGTTCGGCATTGGCATGCAAGAATTATTGCTCATACTTGTGGTTGTTCTACTGCTTTTCGGATCGAAGAAACTGCCGGAAATAGGCGGTGGGCTTGGCAGGGCCATTCGCAACTTTCGCCGTGCCTCTTCTGAGCCCGATGAAATTGACATCACGCCGAAGGATAAAAAGCCTTCTTCCACCGACGACCCTAATCATAAAGCCTGA
- a CDS encoding ACT domain-containing protein has translation MKAEQLSVFLENRAGRLAEVTHTLAEAGINIRALSLADTSDFGILRMIVCDHEKAKSVLKDKGFTLGRTSVVAVEVNDGPGGLDEVLQLVSRNGINVEYMYAFVQREGESAVMIFRFDKVDQAVEVLQANNFTIIPADRLCSK, from the coding sequence ATGAAAGCAGAGCAATTATCCGTTTTTTTGGAAAACAGGGCCGGACGCCTGGCAGAAGTAACCCACACTCTTGCTGAAGCGGGCATCAACATCCGTGCGCTGTCACTCGCTGATACTTCAGACTTTGGCATTCTGCGCATGATCGTCTGCGATCACGAAAAAGCCAAATCTGTTCTTAAAGATAAAGGCTTCACCTTGGGACGAACCAGTGTTGTAGCCGTTGAAGTAAATGACGGTCCCGGTGGACTCGACGAAGTGCTGCAGCTGGTTTCGCGCAATGGCATCAATGTAGAATACATGTATGCCTTTGTGCAGCGCGAAGGGGAAAGCGCGGTCATGATTTTCCGCTTCGACAAAGTTGATCAGGCTGTTGAGGTTCTTCAGGCCAACAACTTTACCATTATTCCTGCTGACCGCCTCTGCTCCAAATAG